In one Sphingobacterium daejeonense genomic region, the following are encoded:
- the dnaG gene encoding DNA primase: MIKKETIEMVLDAARIEEVVGEFVDLKKRGTSLIGNCPFHNEKTPSFHVSVSKGIYKCFGCSAGGDSLKFVMEHEKYSYPEAIRYLANKYGIPVEEEQVSQEQQQVQGKRESLYVLSKWAGRYFAEQLLETEQGRNIGLSYFHERGYHEETIRKFELGYSPENWTALVDSAKREGHSAEYLLEAGLAIEREDGSLYDRFRARVIFPIHNLTGRVIGFGARTLKTDKKVPKYVNSPESDIYHKSNVLYGIHLAKRAIVDSDACYLVEGYADVISCHQAGVENVVASSGTSLTTGQIKLIRRFTRNVVILYDGDQAGIKASIRGAEMLLEEGMNVKVLLFPDGNDPDSYIQKHGPSSFRAYLEKNEEDFVFYMTRVLLGEAGHDPIKRSEVIREVVKSISLIPDEIKVSVYIQQCSSLLQIEERVLLTELNKMRLERAKNVSKSAQGPSAESNSQIPDDGFIPAEMLAAMESQGVLPPKPGNPESSEVLMERELVRVLLNYGREQVTWEGDADLPVAPYLLASLEDITLSDHVSRKIVEEFRAHSERFEVPEARYFFSHADPLVAKMAIDCLANRYEVSPNWNDDKRKIFVPQERDQLKELVVQLIYRMKKIKVEVEMERFREEIKAEQDPANLQILLDKYQKLKEAEKLLGGLLGNTVVK; this comes from the coding sequence ATGATCAAGAAGGAAACAATTGAAATGGTCCTGGACGCAGCTCGGATTGAAGAGGTGGTGGGGGAGTTCGTAGACCTGAAGAAGCGGGGCACCTCGCTCATAGGCAACTGTCCTTTCCATAACGAAAAGACCCCTTCCTTCCATGTTTCTGTCTCCAAGGGCATTTACAAATGCTTTGGGTGCAGTGCGGGAGGGGATTCCCTGAAATTCGTCATGGAACATGAAAAGTATTCATATCCCGAGGCTATCCGCTATCTGGCGAACAAATACGGTATCCCCGTTGAAGAAGAGCAGGTTAGCCAAGAACAGCAGCAGGTTCAGGGGAAACGCGAGAGCCTCTACGTCTTGAGCAAATGGGCAGGCAGATATTTCGCCGAACAGCTACTGGAGACCGAGCAGGGAAGGAACATTGGCCTGAGCTACTTCCATGAGCGGGGCTACCATGAGGAGACCATTAGGAAATTTGAACTGGGTTATTCCCCGGAAAACTGGACGGCCCTCGTGGACTCGGCCAAAAGGGAGGGACACTCCGCGGAATACCTCCTGGAGGCTGGCCTTGCAATCGAGCGGGAGGACGGTTCGCTGTATGACAGGTTCAGGGCACGCGTTATCTTTCCCATCCACAACTTGACCGGAAGGGTTATAGGATTTGGGGCCAGGACCCTAAAGACTGACAAGAAGGTGCCCAAATACGTTAATTCTCCTGAATCGGACATTTACCACAAGTCAAATGTGCTCTATGGAATACATCTGGCCAAGAGAGCTATAGTGGACAGCGATGCGTGCTACCTGGTGGAAGGGTACGCCGACGTCATCTCCTGCCATCAGGCGGGGGTCGAAAACGTGGTAGCCTCCTCGGGCACTTCTCTTACCACTGGCCAGATCAAGCTCATAAGAAGGTTCACGCGCAATGTGGTCATCCTGTACGACGGGGACCAAGCTGGGATCAAAGCATCCATCCGAGGTGCCGAGATGTTGCTCGAGGAAGGCATGAACGTCAAAGTGCTGCTCTTCCCAGACGGGAACGACCCCGATTCTTACATCCAAAAGCACGGTCCCTCCTCATTCCGGGCCTACCTGGAGAAAAACGAGGAGGATTTCGTCTTTTACATGACCAGGGTCCTGCTCGGCGAGGCTGGCCATGATCCGATCAAGCGGTCAGAAGTTATCCGTGAGGTTGTAAAGAGCATCTCCCTTATCCCAGATGAAATCAAGGTCTCTGTATACATACAGCAGTGCAGCAGTCTCCTCCAGATCGAGGAGAGGGTCCTGTTGACCGAGCTGAACAAGATGAGGCTGGAGCGTGCCAAGAATGTCTCAAAATCGGCCCAGGGACCGTCTGCGGAAAGTAATTCCCAGATCCCGGACGATGGATTCATCCCTGCGGAAATGCTCGCAGCAATGGAGTCGCAGGGCGTACTTCCGCCAAAACCTGGTAATCCCGAGTCCTCCGAGGTCCTTATGGAACGCGAACTGGTAAGGGTGCTGCTGAATTACGGCAGGGAACAGGTGACCTGGGAAGGGGACGCAGATCTCCCGGTTGCACCGTACCTTTTGGCAAGTCTGGAGGATATCACCTTGAGTGACCATGTGAGCAGAAAGATCGTTGAGGAGTTCCGTGCTCACTCAGAGCGTTTCGAGGTGCCAGAGGCCAGGTATTTTTTCTCCCATGCAGATCCCCTGGTGGCCAAAATGGCGATAGACTGTTTGGCAAACAGGTATGAGGTGAGTCCGAACTGGAACGACGACAAGCGAAAGATATTTGTTCCCCAGGAAAGGGACCAGTTGAAGGAACTCGTGGTACAGCTGATCTACAGGATGAAAAAGATCAAGGTCGAGGTGGAGATGGAAAGGTTCAGGGAGGAAATTAAGGCTGAACAGGATCCGGCCAACCTGCAGATCCTCCTGGACAAGTACCAAAAGCTCAAGGAAGCTGAAAAGCTACTTGGCGGGCTGTTGGGAAATACCGTCGTAAAGTGA
- a CDS encoding PAS domain-containing sensor histidine kinase, producing MTNIALKVLTENSNLMVFSLDRESGLFEHANHAFRFFQEIQGPLQNIQDLADRLPVEDRDLLQARLLGIENSPIEGTVVKFSGEGGQVYLELNMYPYRDAGISKIAGYARDVTLQTEFQQAILGHNSKKNAILNILSHDLVGSLAILEKLAVLALETSGRKQGDPLVPVLTSMQEMCRSNAGLIRGFLRKEFLTSMGVPLNRVRADLNDMLKGFMGQFASMAAECGISVQYDQVKSPVHLFIDQDKLIQVLNNLLSNALKFTPSGGMVRVWVESGRDLVTICVSDTGIGIPAHLKEHVFEKFSSSKRTGLNGEEPHGMGLWAVKTMVEWMGGNIRVDSTEGQGTEFRIELPITQS from the coding sequence ATGACAAACATCGCACTTAAGGTGCTGACCGAGAATTCCAACCTGATGGTGTTTTCCCTTGACAGGGAATCCGGGCTTTTCGAACATGCCAACCATGCCTTCCGCTTCTTCCAGGAGATTCAGGGACCGTTGCAGAACATACAGGACCTGGCAGACCGGCTGCCAGTGGAGGACAGGGATCTTCTGCAGGCCAGGCTCCTGGGGATAGAGAACAGCCCGATCGAGGGAACGGTCGTCAAGTTCTCAGGCGAGGGCGGGCAGGTTTACCTTGAACTCAACATGTACCCATACCGCGATGCGGGCATCTCCAAGATCGCCGGATATGCTCGAGACGTGACCCTGCAGACCGAGTTCCAGCAGGCCATCCTCGGCCACAACTCCAAGAAGAACGCCATCCTCAATATCCTGAGCCATGATCTTGTGGGTTCCCTGGCAATTCTGGAAAAACTTGCGGTCCTCGCACTGGAGACCTCCGGCAGGAAACAGGGCGATCCCCTGGTTCCCGTCCTCACCTCCATGCAGGAGATGTGCCGGAGCAATGCCGGTCTGATCAGGGGCTTTCTTAGGAAGGAGTTCCTTACCTCGATGGGGGTCCCACTGAACCGGGTGAGGGCGGACCTGAACGATATGCTCAAAGGTTTCATGGGACAGTTTGCATCCATGGCAGCGGAATGCGGGATAAGCGTCCAATACGATCAGGTCAAGAGCCCCGTCCACCTGTTCATCGACCAGGACAAACTGATCCAGGTCCTGAACAACCTTCTGTCCAATGCCCTCAAGTTCACTCCCAGTGGTGGTATGGTGCGGGTATGGGTGGAGAGCGGCCGAGACCTTGTCACCATCTGCGTGAGTGACACCGGAATAGGGATCCCTGCGCACCTTAAGGAGCATGTCTTCGAGAAGTTCAGCAGTTCCAAAAGGACAGGGCTCAACGGTGAGGAACCCCACGGGATGGGGCTATGGGCAGTAAAGACGATGGTCGAATGGATGGGCGGGAACATAAGGGTGGACAGCACCGAGGGACAGGGGACAGAGTTCCGGATTGAACTGCCCATCACCCAGAGCTGA
- a CDS encoding helix-turn-helix domain-containing protein — translation MSQNAGGTEKKRYSLKPEKEEIIIKRIKQWEMGKHYRDPRYNIDRFTEDVGVNKKYLSRVINRGFGTNFSGYINSLRLGYVQELIDDLGPGAIYNLTAIALLAGFSSYFKFSHYVKTAHGVNPTDYFRQKRAN, via the coding sequence ATGAGTCAAAATGCAGGAGGGACTGAAAAGAAGAGATACTCCCTAAAGCCCGAAAAAGAGGAAATTATAATCAAGAGGATCAAGCAATGGGAAATGGGGAAGCACTATAGGGATCCCCGTTACAACATCGATAGGTTTACGGAAGATGTCGGGGTAAACAAAAAATACCTCTCCCGTGTGATCAACAGGGGTTTTGGGACTAACTTCAGCGGATATATCAATAGCTTGAGATTGGGATACGTCCAGGAACTGATAGACGACCTTGGGCCGGGGGCGATCTATAACCTTACAGCCATAGCTCTCCTAGCGGGTTTCTCTAGCTATTTTAAATTCTCACACTACGTCAAGACCGCCCACGGGGTCAATCCGACAGATTACTTCAGGCAGAAGAGGGCGAACTGA